From Nerophis lumbriciformis linkage group LG09, RoL_Nlum_v2.1, whole genome shotgun sequence, one genomic window encodes:
- the LOC133607969 gene encoding G protein-activated inward rectifier potassium channel 3-like yields the protein MISTVVCGDTATVRNNSLDRSPVRMEPRRNSIPWMKSHLSKSQPESNGSTAVVIPSAMTTTRSDLSFQEDIQTQCPCSHAPVLGGLEHTLLESTQETPEPRPSSKVKRFSSRWPSRVSISRHNFSVQATKTERKRRKLLGDEHPMRLTAANQRQRYVTKDGKCRVNLGPIEDKSRFLSDIFTTLVDLKYRWFLLVFTMCYILTWVAFGAIYFLGAWLRGDNAHVHDPHWQACYENVDGFLSALLLSLESQRTIGYGSRMVTAKCSEGVVVLMVQSILGSMIDALMVGCMFVKISRPQQRAQTLVFSKHCVICERDDKLCMLFRIGDLRESHMVDAKIRAKLIRSRQTREGEFIPLEQSEINMGYDTGADRLLLVEPQTVTHVIDRSSPFWEVGAERLKTETFEIIIILEGIVEASGMTCQARTSYMEDEILWGHRFESCISLEKGAFRVDYSAFDKTFQVQMSNLSEKDRRNAIEQDLPL from the exons ATGATCTCCACTGTGGTGTGCGGCGACACAGCCACAGTCCGAAACAACAGTCTGGACAGGAGCCCGGTCAGAATGGAGCCTCGCAGGAATTCCATCCCTTGGATGAAGTCTCACCTGTCCAAATCCCAACCTGAATCCAACGGCTCTACG GCCGTCGTCATTCCCTCCGCAATGACCACCACAAGAAGTGACTTATCGTTTCAGGAAGACATCCAGACCCAGTGCCCCTGCAGTCATGCCCCAGTGTTGGGCGGACTAGAGCACACTTTGTTAGAAAGCACCCAGGAGACCCCAGAGCCTCGGCCCAGCAGCAAAGTCAAGCGTTTCAGCTCCAGGTGGCCATCAAGGGTTTCCATCAGCAGACACAACTTCTCTGTCCAAGCAACCAAGACGGAAAGGAAGCGCCGCAAGCTTCTGGGCGACGAGCATCCGATGCGCTTGACCGCCGCCAACCAGCGCCAGCGCTACGTGACCAAGGACGGTAAGTGCAGGGTCAACTTGGGGCCCATCGAGGACAAAAGCCGCTTCCTCTCAGATATTTTCACCACGCTGGTGGACCTTAAGTACCGTTGGTTTCTTCTGGTCTTCACCATGTGCTACATTCTAACGTGGGTGGCTTTTGGCGCCATCTACTTCCTTGGCGCTTGGCTGCGAGGCGACAACGCACATGTGCACGACCCGCATTGGCAGGCGTGCTACGAGAACGTGGATGGCTTCCTGTCGGCCCTGCTGCTGTCTCTGGAGAGCCAGAGGACCATCGGCTACGGCTCCAGGATGGTGACGGCCAAATGCTCCGAAGGCGTGGTGGTCCTGATGGTTCAGTCCATCCTGGGCTCCATGATCGACGCGTTGATGGTGGGCTGCATGTTTGTGAAGATCTCCCGGCCCCAGCAGAGGGCCCAAACGCTCGTCTTCAGCAAACATTGTGTCATATGCGAGCGGGATGACAAGCTCTGCATGCTCTTCCGCATCGGAGACCTCAGGGAGAGCCACATGGTGGACGCAAAAATCCGAGCCAAGCTCATCAGATCAAGGCAGACCAGAGAAGGAGAATTCATCCCGCTGGAACAGTCCGAGATCAACATGGGCTACGACACGGGCGCAGACCGGCTGCTGCTGGTGGAGCCGCAGACCGTCACGCACGTCATCGACCGAAGCAGCCCCTTCTGGGAGGTGGGCGCCGAGCGTCTGAAGACGGAGACCTTTGAGATCATCATCATTCTGGAGGGTATCGTGGAAGCCTCAG GTATGACGTGCCAGGCTAGGACGTCCTACATGGAGGACGAGATCTTGTGGGGTCACCGCTTTGAGTCGTGCATTTCCTTGGAGAAGGGTGCCTTTCGCGTGGACTACAGCGCGTTTGACAAAACCTTCCAGGTCCAGATGTCGAATCTGAGCGAGAAAGACAGGAGAAATGCGATAGAGCAAGACCTCCCATTGTAG